ATTGCTTACGAAGCCCCAGACAACGTTTTAGTACGGGAGGGGGAGGATCCCAGCGTGACGAAAGTAAAGGTGGGGTTTGTCCCTCTCCACAGGGTACCCTTCGATGAGGAGTGGGCTCGCGAGCTGAAGCACCGCTTCATCGAGGCTGTGAGAGCCAGCTTCGGCGACATCGTGGAGCTTGTCTACCCGGGCGAGGGTGATACGAAGCTGGGGCTGGTTTCAGACGACGATGACGCGGAGGCTGTGGCGGAGCTCTTCAAGCGGGAAGGGGTTGACGGCATCGTCATCGCGGCGCTCACCTTCGGCGACGAGCTTGCTGGAGCGAGGGTTGCTGAGCTGCTGAGGAAGCCGGTGATGATCTACGCCACGAAGGAGCCTCCCCCGCTGCCCGGGGGCTTCCGCCGCTCAGACTCATTCTGCGGGACTCTCTCGCTGGCCTCAGCCCTCTACAGGAGGAAGATTCCGTTCGTCTTCGGCGGTATCGTCTACCCCGAGGATCCCGAGTTCAAGCGGAGCTTCGACTCGTTCGTTAGGGCCGTTAACGCCGTGAAGACCTTCGTCGGCGCTAAGGTGGGAGCCGTGGGCCCGAGGCCTGAGAGGTTTGAGACCGTCACGTTTAACGAGGCGGTGATGGCGGCGAAGTTCAGCCAGAGGGTTGTTCACTTCGACCTTATCGAGGTCGTGGAGGAGGCAAGGCGGCTGAGCGACAGCGACCCTAGGGTTGCTAAGACCGTCGGGGAGATCGAGGCTCAGCTGGACGTCAGCGGAGTCACCCGAGAAGCCCTCCTAAAGCTGGCGAAGCTTGAGGTCGTGTTGAGCGAGCTGGCGGAGAGGAGGAAGCTGGTCGGCATGGGGGTGCGCTGCTGGACCGAGCTGGAGCGCTACTTCGGCGTAACTCCCTGCCTCGTGATGGGTAGGCTGACCGATAGGGGCGTAATGATGGCATGCGAGGTCGATGTCTACGGCGTCCTGACGATGGCCCTCCAGTACGCCGCATCGCTGGGCAAAACGGTGCCCTTCTTCATCGATTGGACGATCAGGCACCCGACTAGGGACAACGTGTTCCTAGCCTGGCACTGCGGGAACCTGCCGCCATCCCTCTGCAGCGGAGGTTGCAGGCTGAGCTTCCACGGCGTGATGCACAGAGCCCTCGGCGCCGAGCGCTGCTACGGGACGGTTGACGGGCGCGCCAAGCCCGGTGAAGTGACCATCAGCAGGCTCGTCGAGTACGATGGCGAGTTCAAGCTGTTCGTAACGAGAGGGAGGATAGTTGAAGAACCGGGAGAGTTTAGAGGTAGCTGGGCTTGGGTTGAGGTCCCCGACTTGGATAAGGTTTACACAACGCTGATTGAGGAAGGTTTCATCCACCATGCTTCGATGATCCACGGCGACATCGTAGAGCCCCTAAAGATGGCCGCAAAGCTGCTCGACATAAAAGCCGTAGTCGTTTAGAGTAGAAAGGCAGCGCGCTCCTCCGACCAGTTGCGGCGGGAAGCAAAGCGGGCATCGAATCTCAGGCAAGCCCATTTTTCACTGGTATAGCTGAGTTGGGAAACGAACCCGGTGCTTGTGAGCTCACATGCGAAGCTGCTCGCTACGCGTCCGAAGTGGGGGGCCTAAGACCTTCGCTTTTACTAGGGCGATGTAGAACGCATCTCGCACTGTAATTCACCCGGAGAGGCGATCTCAATGGCCGCCTCGAGGTGGACCCTTCTCGTCCTTCAGATTAGCTGACCCCCTCAATCGCCAGGGCTTTGAGCATCAAGTTGGATCCCTCGCGCGTTATGCCCTCTCCAGATCGCGTTCAGCGCCTATTTAGCTACGAAGTCCATGGACATCACTCCAGTGCGCATATACTTCAATGCCTCGTCCCAGCCTTCCTCCTTAAGCGGCAATTCAACGATAGTGAAGCGTCAATGGCCATCATAAGTACTTTTGGAGGCAGATGCACTTGGATTAAAATTATAAATAAGCCTAAATCACAATTTTAAAGGAAAACTTTATGTTTATTTATATTCATCCTAAATCCTTCTCCTAGTATTGTTCATTCCACCTTGGAAAAATCAGATAATGGCACCTTGCTTAAGGAGTATCTGCTGGATTTCAGACACGTCTAGTTCCCTGGGCTTTACCCCTTCGATGACTGAGAGAGCAGCTGCAACTCCAGCTGCTTGACCTGTGGCTGTCGCAGTAGGTATTACTCTAACCGCACCCAGTGCTTCGTGCGTCGCTGAGATACAGCGACCCGCAGCGAGAAGACCCTCAACTCTTAGGGGGATGAGCGCTCTGTAGGGTATCGTATAGCTCTTGCCCTCAGGTATTGGGATAAAGATTGCCTCTTCCCCTGGCCTTAAGGGGTGCACATCGATGGCGTAGCATCCTCTAGCCACTTTATCGGGGAACTCAACGCAGTTGATAAGTTCCTCCAACTTGATCACGTGTTCACCGACGATCCTCCTCGATTCTCTAACACCGATCCTACAGCTAAGCTGCACAAGGTAGCAGTGCTCAAAGCCTGGGACACACTTCCTAAGGAACCTAACGATCTCGAGTGCTTGGCGGTAGGCTTCTAGGGTAGCTCTTGCCAGCTGCTTCGAATCAAGTGGGTCGATCCCGCAGACCCTGGTATTGTTGAAGACTGCGTAACCCTTATCAGGGAAAGCCGCAAGAGGTGCAATGTAATCGATACCCGGTATCTCGGGGAACTCACCCTTAACTCTAGCCTCCCTTACCAAGCCGTATAGACCGGCGAAACTGAATGGCTCTCCCCTTTCGATAGCTCTTCTAAGATGCTCGACATTGACCCAGGGAGCCAGTTCATCGGGGTGATGCTCAAGGTACTCGAGGAACCCTCGTGAAGTTAATGCCACCCACTTTAAACATCACCGTCACGGGTTGCACAAGCCCATCCTCCTCCCTACCCATCGAGATTGGAGTACCAGCTAACTCCGCCAGATCAGCGTCTCCCGTTGCGTCAACAAAGACTGATCCTTCAACCTCAATCAATCCCCTTTTCGTGTAAACAGACACGGCCTTGAGGCTATGGCCTTCAACCTTGGTTCCAACAACTGTAGCGTTAAACCATACGTCTACACCTGCTTCTTTACACATCTCAAGCATTACCACCTTAAGCAGCTCAGGCTCGAAAATCGCGGGCTGCCTCACATCTATACCGCCCAGCTTCGCTAACCTGTCCAAGAACTCCTGGAAAATACCGGCGACAACGGGCTTACCTCCACTCACCCACTTCATGAAGGGGGTAACAAGAGCCTGCGTAACTGTTCCGCCCAGTGTGCCCGAGGCTTCCAGTAGACACACCCTAACCCCCATTCTGCTGGCTACCACAGCAGCAGAGACTCCAGCTACACCGCCACCAGCTACAATCACGTCATACCGCGGAGTCACGCGTGCAACAGATGCCCTCATAGAAAGCTCTACCCCTTGCATAAGCTATCGACCGAGCTCCCTGACATATGTTTTCAGCAAATACGGTTGAATACTTGTCACTTGAATCACACCATTCAAACCCTATTCAATCTAGCTTCACTAGTATACGGTACTTTAACTAAAAAGATAAAAAATAATATTTTATGTTTTAAACAGGCGGTATATAGAAGGCCGCTATGCTCCCTAAGAGGAAGGCCCCGAAGCTGATTCCAACGAGGAGACCAATAGCAAAGGGTACAGCGTACTTTTCGTAGAAGGTCATACCGCCGACCTTTAGCACTAGGAGCTTGAGTATGAGCGCGGGGAACGAGCTTAGGAACCACATTCCGCTGTAGAAGAAGAGCGCAACAGGAGTGAAGAAGAACCATGGGAACTTCGCTCTCATGAACCATAGTCCCCCGACGATCACTAAAGCCGCGATGAAGTGGCCTATACCCGTCGCATCGAGTACTCCCTCCGCGCTGATTACACCTCCCACTTCTCTTACTCTAGTTATCCCCGCAGGCATCACCTTGACATACCAGATCCTAGTGAGCACGGTATCAGCGCCGTAGGCGTAGAGAAGTGCTAAACCAAGGTAGAGGCCAATGAAGCTCGCCAGGAAAGCAGCTAGAAGCTGCCCGATAAACAGATCCCTCTCGCTCGTCCCCGTGTCTCTCGCTAGCTTGTAGGTGGAAAGAACGGCCCATGGGAACCAGGTTGCCTGCGGAATGTGGTGGGTTATGCGGGTAGCTGCTTTAGTGGCCCACCACGTAGTGCTGGGCCATGGGTTTGGAACCCCGCTGGCGTAAGCAACTGTAAGCGTTAACTGACGCGGCAAGTCTACACCGGCGACAGCGGGCCATTGCCCGGTTTCACCCCAGATTCTCGCGTGGCCGATTAAGGCGAAGTATAAGAGGATCAAGAATAGCAGTACGAAGCCTGCGTGTGCTCCGAGCGCCGCAAAGAAGAGTAGGTAGGCAAAGTAGCTGCCCAGCAGTCCGGTCCATATCAATCGTTCATCAAGCCTACCAGGCTCCGTTGCAGCTCTCTTGTAAAGGCGCTTGAACGAATCGGACCATGTCTTCCAGCCGAAAATAATAGACCAGATGCCTAGAGCGAATGTTACATGGAGGGATGAGAATGTTCCTGGCTTGATGGGACCAGCGTCGGGGCTAGCGCCCGGTGATATCAAGCCGGCTCCGACGGCTATGAAGGGCCATATGAGGGATTTGAAACCGGTCCATATGGCCACGCTGGCTGTTACATCGATTGGAGCGAGGAAGAACATTATCGTGTCGGCTGGGATAAACATCCACCACTCCATTATGCTGGGGTTAATGCCTTTCAGGAAGGCGTCCCATCCGGAGAGGTAGATTTGCCCCCACGCGAAGAACACTGGGAAGACCGGCCAGATGTAGTTCAAAGTCGATTGAATCGCGATGATCAATCCTATGATAAAGCCGATGTAGAACAGCTTGCTCCTCCCAAAGCTGGTTAAAGTGCTCTCCTGTCCCATCCTGAGTACTTGCACCGCTGGCATAACTGCGGGGAACGTTAGTCTCTCTACCTCAACGAATGGTCTGATCATCGTTTGAGCCGTGAAAATGCACATGAGAAGGAATATGAACATGAACACGCTCTGCAGTAGTAATGGGCCGACGACTCCACCCGGTACGCTGGCGCCCCCGCTGAATATCCCGGCAACAAGCCTGGGATTCTTGGGTGCCCATGCGCTAGGTATGTACTCTAGCAACTGGGCTAGAGACGGCTCAGTTTGTGCGTGATAAGCAACCACCAATGGTTCGAGCCAGAAGGAAAAGAAGCCGCTGTCCATCACTACGTAGAGAGCCCCGACAAGCACGACAATTTCTGCCACGCTGAGTTTCTTAAGCCCCGCCATTAGTATCGCTAGGAACCATATAAAGCCCCATGGTAGGTATATCGGAGCACCTATTCTACCGCCAAAGAAGGGTTCCAGTGTAACCCCTCTGCGCCACCACATCAGGTAGTTAACGTAAAACATCGCTACGCCCAGCACAACGATCAAAGCGATCGTTAGAGGCGTAAGACCTCTAGCGTATTTAACTTCGGCTCCCTTAGATTCGCTCACATCACTAATTGTATCGGGGTTATATAAAAATTTTTCTCAAAATACCATTTTATGAAGATTCGAAAGAAAAATAAGTTTATATTCGTGATTTAGATGCCCAAATATGATGCGAAGGCTGCTCATAGCAACGTTCGCTGCTGAGATTTTGCTTTGGCTATTAACGGCCTCTGCTCTTTACGCCGAGCCAGGTACTCTCACAAGTATACTGAATCTAACTGAAGTTAAGCAGCATGTGGAAGCTTTGTCTCTACTGGGGAGCCGTTTTACGGGGTACCCTGGGTATTATGCATCCTTAGCCTACATAAACTCTTCACTTGTTTCGTCAGGCTTAAAACCGCGTTTTCTCGCGTTTAACGCGACTGTACCAATCGACTACGGGGCTACTATTAAAGTGGGGGCTTCAGTTATAAGGGCCTACCATATGTACCCAAACCTCGTCGCACTTGGAGCAGCGACCAACGTGTCGGGACAGCTGGTATACGCTGGTCATTGCACTCCTCCTGAGCTGGCTGGATTAGATCTTCGGAGCAAGATTGCTGTGTTGGAGTTCGACGCCGATTGGGGTGCTGCGATCGCTAGGGGTGCTAGGGCGCTGATATTCCTGGGACCCGCTGTAGACAGAGACTCCGCAATGAGGAAAGTAGCGCTAGCTCCTCTCGATATCCCTAGGGTTTACGTGAGAGAGGGGGCCGATGCGGACTTCGTGAGAGAGGCTTCTAGGAAGGGCCTTTACGCGACAATCGAAGGGCGATACGAGTGGAAGAGAGTAACAGCCTATAACATCTTGGTTGAGATCGCTGGCTCAAGCGAGCCGGAGAAGATCGTGATTCTCACCGCTCACGTGGACTCGGGATCGATCGTACCTGCCCTCGCACCAGGGGCTGAGGAGGCTGTGAACGTGGGTCTCCTCCTTCACCTGGCCCGCCTGCTGAGCGAGTATCGACCTAAGTACACGGTCTGGCTACTATTTCTGTCGGGCCACTGGCAGGGGCTTGCAGGAGCACGGTGGTTTGTCGAGAAAATCATGTTTAGCGAATTGATTGGAAGCTCGGTTTACCCCTACATCGTTCTGAATTTTGACATATCATCCGGTGACAGTCGGCTGGTAGTGTACCCTGGCGGTTTCTTCTACGGTCATAGAACGCAAGGCGCCATGAACCTATACACCGACTTCCGTTCAAGCTTAGCGGAAATTATCAAAGATTTCTACCAGAAGTACCCAAGCGATTATCGCGCTATCGCAAGTGACGCAATGTACTACAACGCCACGACCGGGATAGTTCTCTTGCGCAGCTTTAACCCGGGTTACGCGATATCGTACTCGCAACCCTTCTACCTAGATGCTGAACCCTTCCAGCTCGCTAAGGTTCCCGCAGTAACTTTCCTAACGTTTCAGGACAAGAGGCCAAGAGTCTTCACACCTGCCGACACCTACGACCACATCAATTGGGAGAACATCAAACCCCAGGTTCGCTTTGCCGCATTTGTACTTGACAAGATACTCAACGATATTACCCTTGTCTTTAGAGGTTCATGGGACACTATTAAGCCCAGGAGAATAGAGGTCGACCCGGTAAATGGTGGCTTCGGATACCATGTAGCAATCGTCGAGGTCGTGGAGTACGATCCGACCGTTGCGACGCTGTACAGACCCGTCCCCAACTCCCTCGTCGTCGTGCATAAGAGAGATTGGTACTACAATGTCATGGGCTCTCTCGCCGTTACTCAATACGATCCACCCTTCGCCAAAATAATCGAGCTGGCGGATGAAAATGGAAAGGCCACGATAGTCGGATTAGCACCTCCAGAAATATTTATTGGGAACATAGAGATTTACGCCTACAAAGTAGAGGGAGGTCGACTAACTTACGTACCCGACATGGGGCCGAACGGCTTAGCGAGGTTCTCTCCCTACCCTCCAAAGCTCTCGATGGGGATCGTCCTAAGAACAGTGGTATTCAGAGCAGCGGCTCTCATAGCTCCACTCGTTTCAGTACCTGATAGACCATGGCCTCTTGCTACATTCAACTTATATGGAAAAGCCTCATTCCCGATACCCTTCACGCGCTACACTTCACCTTACCCTTCGGCGGTTTCCATTTTTTACCCGAACTTAGCGACGCCGGACTCCTATTACTACACCATTGACTTTTCGAATAGGTTCGTAATCCTCTACGCCCCACCAGAGAGTCGGATCTGCGCTATCGTTAGCCTAGGCGGGGATCAGAGAAGAGCAATAGTGCTTCTCAACTCTACAACTGAAGACATTATGAACGGTTACCGCCTAGGGAGGGCAGGTTCCACAGAAGTTATCACAAATACTCCGTACGTATATACTCTAGAGCTGCTAGCGATTGCTAAGGATCGCTACAGCAAGGCTGTGTCGGGTGGGGTTAGCGACCCAACTACTGTTGAGCTATTGAAGATGGTGGAGAACTATACGGCGAAAAAGGAGTTCGGGTTCGCTTGGGCCGCCTGGAGCGCTGCACTGCGCTTGTACGAGCGCACTCGCGGTATGAGCCTAGATTTTGCTTCTGCGACGCTGATCGTGATGCTACTCATTGTTCCCTTCGCAGTACTTGGGGAGAAGCTCTTCTTCGGGAGAGGAGGCATTGTCCGCATAGCTTACATCGTCACGTTAGGAGCTGTAATGTTCTCTGTTTTTGCCCTTCTGCACCCAGGTTTCACCATAGTTTACAGCACCTACGCGTTGAGCATAAGCGTGATAATGGCCGCCCTCTCCATCCCAGCACTCTTTTTCCTAATCATACTCTTCAATAGATCCCTTTCGCAAGTAAGGAGGATTAGGTTGGGAGTGCATGCGCTAGAGAGGGAAACTTTCGACCTCTTCGTCACAGCGATGTCTACGGGCATAGAAAACATGAGGCGAAGGCCTCTTCGGACAGCTCTTACCCTTTCCACGATAATCCTGGTAGTGATGTCGCTAGTCGCGCTCACCTCTGTTGTTCCAGTGCTTAGAATCACCGCTTCGACCTACGAAACGCACGCCACGTTTGACGGGATTGTGGTAAAGTCTCCCTCAAACGAACCTCTTGATCCCTTGTTGTTAGACGTGCTCGAAGACTTCGCGAAGGGAAGGTATGTTGTAGCCCCGCGTTACTGGCTCTATCCGCCTCTAATTGAAGATTATTTCACTCTGTCCAGCGGAGGGAGGTCGGTGGTCTTCAGAGCAGTCATGGGATTAGCCCCTGCTGAGCTCAACGCGAGTCTCAAGGAGCTTGGCTTGAGCCAGACGATATTCAGCCGTGTTGCAAGCAGCTGTTTGCTGCCGAAAACTCTCGCCTCCGCGCTCGGTGTTGATGTGGGTGATACAGTGCGTTTTGCCGGAGAGGAGCTCATAGTTGCTGGTGTCTTCGATGATTCTCTTGCAGAGATGCTCGCCCGCGACGTAACGGATAGAGTAGGAGAGCGGCCGTACGGTGGTAGGCCCTACGACCTCGTAACGGTGGCAACAATGCAGAGGATCGATGAGAGCTACAGATTATCATGGAGCGATATCATCGTAATTAACGCTGAGCTAGTGAAGAACCTCCCAGGAGCCTTACTGCACTCTGTGCTGCTCATGCCAAAAGGGAGGGTGAGCGAGGAAGAGCTCGTATCGACGGCGATGGAGATTTACAACGTATTTAGCGGCTTGGACGTCTATGTCTCGTATGGAGGGCGAACTCACATTATCAGCGGGAGGTTTGTCCACGAGTTCTTCGGTTTCAGCTTCATGGTGGTGCCCTTACTCATCTCCGGGATGGTGCTCATGACGACTGTGCTAGGGAGCATCCACGAAAGGTTAAGGGAGGCAACAACATACAGTGCTCTCGGTCTTGCGCCGGCACAAGTGGGTGGAATGTTTCTCGCCGAGGTACTCACGTACGCTATACTTGGTGTTGCTCTAGGCTATGCAGCTGGAGTGGTGATGGCAAGAGCAACGAATTTCGCGGCGCTCACGGGCGGCATTATTGGAATGAACTACTCGAGCTCGTCTGTACTCGTCGGCTTAGCACTCGCGATTCTAATGGTCCTCCTAGCTTCTCTATACCCATTCCTGAAAGTTTCGAGGATCGTTACCCCGTCCCTCGAAAGGAAGTGGAAAATCCCCACAAAGCCTCGCGGCGATGTATGGGAGATACCATTACCCTTCACCTTCAAGGAGAGGGAGATGGTGGTAGGCGTCACAATTTACCTATGTGAGTATTTTGAGAACAGGAGGGAGAGAATGGGGACATTTGCGGTGCTGAGTTACGCTCCGTACTCGGAGCCGGGGAGAGTCGGCGTTCGGGCCAAGGTTTGGCTCGCGCCATTCGAGCAGAACATAGTCCAGGACGTTGATGTGGCTCTGTTGAAGAGTGCAACAGAGGCCAGGTACATGACGCTGGTAACGGCCAAGCGCGAATCAGGTCCCCACGATACGTGGCTTAAATCATGCGACTTGTTTGTGCGTGAGCTGAGAGAGCAGTTTCTGACGTGGAGGCTTCTTTCTCCGCAAGAAAGGGCAACTTACATCAAGAGAGGAGTTGAGTTGGTGAAGATCTATGAGTGAGGGGTACAAGCCGGGCTTAACGACGGTTTCCCTCCTCTCAATCGCTTACGCTGCCATCGTTGTAACGCCTATAATGATCTATATGAGCTTCCTCACCGGTCTACCTGACCCAGCCAGGTTCATCCCGGTTTTCATCTCACTCCTTCTCTTTACTGAAGTCGGTAGGTTCACCGGGAGGTTCGTGACGAAGCAAGAGGCTTATATCATCTACTTCATGTCACAGATCGTCGCTTTCGATGCCCTCTACTGGGTTGGGTTACTGATGAACCTCTACTTCCGCGACGCCCCCTACACAAAACTCTTCGGGATCGCCGATAAGATACCTACGTGGGCCGCTCCCCCACTCGATAGCTGGGCTGTGCAACTACGCACTTTCTTTGCCCGAGAGTGGCTAACCCCTATACTCGTATTGCTCCTCAGCACAGCGGGTAGCCTGCTGATAGATATCGGGCTTTCCTTCATCTTTATCCAGCTTTTCATAGAAGTTGAGAACCTACCCTTCCCTGTTGCGCCCATCGACGCTCAAGCAATCGAAGTTTTAACTGAAAGAACCCCTGATAGGATGATACCCTTTGCCACGGCTGCCGTAATCGGCTTCCTTTACGAGTTCGCCATTTACGGCTTCCCGCAGTTATCGGAAGCGCTCATCGGTACGCGCATCCAGCTAATACCGTATCCGTGGGTGGACTTGACGGAATACTTTGCCGGCGTATTACCTGGCGCCCTCATCGGGGTTGCAACCGATATTTCCACATTCGCTGTGGGGTGGCTTATACCGTGGGAGAGCATCGTCTGGATCTTCATAGGTTCGATAGCGTTCTACGTTGTGGGCAATGTGCTTGGCCTCCTCCTAGCCGATATTACAGGGAACCCAGTGCTGCTCCGCTGGAAAGCGGATTGGTCCCCTGTCGCGCGTATCGACTGGTTATGGCAGCGCTCGGTCTTCAATCTCTGGGCTAGCCCGCTAATCGGCTTATCAGTTGGGGTTGGGCTCTTTTCGCTCATCGTATCTCTGAAGTACTTCAAGACAGCGTTTTCCAGCTTGCTGCGCTTAACAGAGGCTGCCAAGAGGAAAGGGTACTTACCGCTGGGATTTATCCTAGCGATGATCTTTACGGGTGCGCTTGTCGGTACAGCCGTTGCAACTTGGCTCTACCCAAGCCTCTGGTGGTTCTGGCTACTCTCATGGACCCTTTTCCCCTTTATCCAGGGGATTCTGCTTGCCCGCAGTTTCGGCGAAGTAGGCTTGGGGGTTCAAATCCCGTATATCAGAGAAGCATTCCTAATCGCTTTCACAAAGCCTGGGGAGGTTGAACCGTGGCTTGTACCCGCTAAGATCACGACGGGTGCCGGCATTATAACGCATAGGATAAAGGTGGCTACGCTTCTCGAGGTAAGGCCGATGGACTACTTCAAAGCTTACGCGTTGACGCTTCCACTGGTGTTAGCACTCAGCTTCGTCTTCCTCCAATTCTTCTGGTCAATGGCGCCCATCCCATCGGCTGTTTACCCCTGGACGGTGATTTCGTGGCCTATTGCTTCGCTCAACTTCTCCCTTTGGGTCTCCCGTTCGATCGAGATTTTCAGGCCGGAGCTCATTCTTGCATCATCGGTGGCAATGCTAATTGTTTCGCTACTCGCCCGGTACCTCGGGCTACCCTTTTCACCGATAGGCTTCGCCGCTGGCGCAGCTCTGACGCCTCCCTACGCCATCAACTACTTCATGGGCGCTATTGTCGGGAGACTACTCGAAAAGAAATTAGGGAAAACGTATTGGGAGAGAGTTAGAGGGGCGATAATCGCCGGACTCTTCTGCGGAGTAGGTTTGGCCCTAGCGTTAACGGTCGTTATATTGATGATTTCTAAGTCCGCGTGGCTCTTACCTTTCTAAACATTTTTAACATTGATAATAAATTCTATAATTCTTTTCTTCGAGTCATTACAGATCCCATCGTTTAGGTGCATCAGGCGTGTAGGTCGGTCAGAAGATGAGCCAAGGTTTTACGTAGGTTCTGGCCTACGACGTTGATGGAAGACTTCTTAAAAACCACGATCCCATAAATCGTTTAAGGTATTAGCACGGATAACCTTAATTCCCTCCCTGCTTTCATTCATCGATGGCCTGGCCTAGGCCTGATCCGCTGGATGAAGCGTACCTGCTCCTGGCTTACAGGTCGGGGCGCTGGGGGACGAGGTCGCCCCTAGTCGAGGAGTTTGAGCGGGAGTTCGCGCGCTACCACGATGCGAAGCACGGCGTGGCGGTTACGAGCGGGACGGCTGGACTGATGCTCGCCTACTTGGCGGTCGGAGTTAGGCCCGGCGATAAGGTGGCCGTACCCGCCTACACGTTCATCGCTACTGCTTCGGCCGCTGTGATCTGGAGGGCCGTCCCCGTCTTCGTTGACGTTGACCCAGTGACGCTCAACATGGACCCTGGCGACCTTGAGAGGGTTGTGGAGAGGCATAAGGACGTGAGGCTGATCGTCCCCGTCCACTTCGCTGGTATACCGGCCGAGATGGACGAGATCCTGAAGATCGCACGCGAGCACGGGGCAGCTGTGGTTGAGGATGCTGCTCAAGCGCACGGCTCAGCCTACAGGGGCAGGAAGGTTGGCGCGATCGGAGACGCGGGGGCGTTCAGCTTCCAGTTGAGTAAGCTAATGGCGGCCGGCGAGGGCGGCATCGTGCTCACCAACCGGGACGATTTGCACGAGCTGATCTGGTCGCTCCACCACGTGGGCAGGAGGGCGGGGGGCAAGTGGTACGAGCACCCCAGGATGGGGT
The Thermofilaceae archaeon DNA segment above includes these coding regions:
- a CDS encoding FtsX-like permease family protein → MRRLLIATFAAEILLWLLTASALYAEPGTLTSILNLTEVKQHVEALSLLGSRFTGYPGYYASLAYINSSLVSSGLKPRFLAFNATVPIDYGATIKVGASVIRAYHMYPNLVALGAATNVSGQLVYAGHCTPPELAGLDLRSKIAVLEFDADWGAAIARGARALIFLGPAVDRDSAMRKVALAPLDIPRVYVREGADADFVREASRKGLYATIEGRYEWKRVTAYNILVEIAGSSEPEKIVILTAHVDSGSIVPALAPGAEEAVNVGLLLHLARLLSEYRPKYTVWLLFLSGHWQGLAGARWFVEKIMFSELIGSSVYPYIVLNFDISSGDSRLVVYPGGFFYGHRTQGAMNLYTDFRSSLAEIIKDFYQKYPSDYRAIASDAMYYNATTGIVLLRSFNPGYAISYSQPFYLDAEPFQLAKVPAVTFLTFQDKRPRVFTPADTYDHINWENIKPQVRFAAFVLDKILNDITLVFRGSWDTIKPRRIEVDPVNGGFGYHVAIVEVVEYDPTVATLYRPVPNSLVVVHKRDWYYNVMGSLAVTQYDPPFAKIIELADENGKATIVGLAPPEIFIGNIEIYAYKVEGGRLTYVPDMGPNGLARFSPYPPKLSMGIVLRTVVFRAAALIAPLVSVPDRPWPLATFNLYGKASFPIPFTRYTSPYPSAVSIFYPNLATPDSYYYTIDFSNRFVILYAPPESRICAIVSLGGDQRRAIVLLNSTTEDIMNGYRLGRAGSTEVITNTPYVYTLELLAIAKDRYSKAVSGGVSDPTTVELLKMVENYTAKKEFGFAWAAWSAALRLYERTRGMSLDFASATLIVMLLIVPFAVLGEKLFFGRGGIVRIAYIVTLGAVMFSVFALLHPGFTIVYSTYALSISVIMAALSIPALFFLIILFNRSLSQVRRIRLGVHALERETFDLFVTAMSTGIENMRRRPLRTALTLSTIILVVMSLVALTSVVPVLRITASTYETHATFDGIVVKSPSNEPLDPLLLDVLEDFAKGRYVVAPRYWLYPPLIEDYFTLSSGGRSVVFRAVMGLAPAELNASLKELGLSQTIFSRVASSCLLPKTLASALGVDVGDTVRFAGEELIVAGVFDDSLAEMLARDVTDRVGERPYGGRPYDLVTVATMQRIDESYRLSWSDIIVINAELVKNLPGALLHSVLLMPKGRVSEEELVSTAMEIYNVFSGLDVYVSYGGRTHIISGRFVHEFFGFSFMVVPLLISGMVLMTTVLGSIHERLREATTYSALGLAPAQVGGMFLAEVLTYAILGVALGYAAGVVMARATNFAALTGGIIGMNYSSSSVLVGLALAILMVLLASLYPFLKVSRIVTPSLERKWKIPTKPRGDVWEIPLPFTFKEREMVVGVTIYLCEYFENRRERMGTFAVLSYAPYSEPGRVGVRAKVWLAPFEQNIVQDVDVALLKSATEARYMTLVTAKRESGPHDTWLKSCDLFVRELREQFLTWRLLSPQERATYIKRGVELVKIYE
- a CDS encoding DegT/DnrJ/EryC1/StrS family aminotransferase, with protein sequence MAWPRPDPLDEAYLLLAYRSGRWGTRSPLVEEFEREFARYHDAKHGVAVTSGTAGLMLAYLAVGVRPGDKVAVPAYTFIATASAAVIWRAVPVFVDVDPVTLNMDPGDLERVVERHKDVRLIVPVHFAGIPAEMDEILKIAREHGAAVVEDAAQAHGSAYRGRKVGAIGDAGAFSFQLSKLMAAGEGGIVLTNRDDLHELIWSLHHVGRRAGGKWYEHPRMGWNFRMTEFQAAVLLGQLKRLDRMLETLRRNWRIVAEGLERVDGIEVLEPPKHVDWNFYFTYIKVPEAARRGVELKLKFVEAARRRGVNLSEGYVEPLYKQPALRDPYWGLPSGLYDGLYLRNAEEACASVAWLPHYELLTEDEARLERVVKAVEGAAREVLK